A stretch of the Janthinobacterium sp. 64 genome encodes the following:
- a CDS encoding toll/interleukin-1 receptor domain-containing protein, whose translation MKTSVFISYAWTHDAHRAWVRLLAIQLRLLGYTVQIDSAVDYGSSLSNFMRELAAADRVLMIVDENYVERADNRPISGVAIENRWIREVLTDMPESWLSVLFVDNAHHRLPAWLADKRPKGFDFNSRPDFDQFTGIEQLDDLWRWIEKLPADKQHALSPAVVLERRARLERIDAMRDPANYANPALGGRVTFQHNDHPHYSVGYGEYKFNVVVDSCSSDSVYVLVDGGLKAVGLITSPDFDIAAIGTFLRPGRAVTPVVGQKVVLMNEAGALCVLTIDAVQYEINNATYTPASVTFTYEILAGR comes from the coding sequence GTGAAAACTAGTGTCTTTATTTCGTACGCCTGGACGCACGACGCGCACCGTGCATGGGTAAGGCTCCTGGCGATTCAATTACGATTGCTCGGCTACACTGTGCAAATCGATTCAGCCGTGGATTACGGTTCCAGCTTGAGCAACTTCATGCGTGAATTAGCAGCAGCTGATCGGGTACTGATGATTGTTGACGAAAATTACGTTGAACGCGCAGATAACCGCCCTATCTCAGGAGTAGCGATCGAGAACCGCTGGATTCGAGAAGTACTTACCGATATGCCCGAGTCTTGGCTTTCTGTTCTCTTCGTAGACAACGCGCACCATAGGTTGCCTGCATGGCTGGCTGACAAACGGCCGAAGGGATTCGACTTCAATTCAAGGCCAGACTTTGATCAGTTTACTGGAATCGAACAACTCGATGATCTCTGGCGTTGGATTGAGAAACTTCCCGCGGACAAGCAACATGCGCTGTCGCCAGCTGTCGTACTTGAACGGAGGGCACGGCTTGAACGGATCGATGCCATGCGCGATCCGGCGAATTATGCAAATCCGGCGCTCGGAGGTCGGGTAACGTTCCAGCACAACGACCACCCACACTACTCCGTGGGGTATGGGGAATATAAATTTAACGTCGTGGTCGACAGTTGTAGCAGCGATTCAGTTTATGTACTTGTCGACGGCGGTTTGAAGGCAGTCGGACTCATCACCAGCCCCGACTTCGATATCGCCGCCATTGGAACGTTTTTGAGGCCCGGGCGAGCTGTGACGCCAGTTGTCGGACAAAAAGTCGTACTGATGAATGAGGCTGGAGCGCTGTGTGTTCTCACAATAGACGCAGTTCAGTATGAGATCAATAACGCGACCTACACCCCAGCTTCAGTAACATTTACCTATGAAATCTTGGCGGGACGATAA